The following proteins come from a genomic window of Posidoniimonas corsicana:
- a CDS encoding PspA/IM30 family protein — protein MFKAVSKLTRALWYLVTFRIDKASETLRMNPGVVSANYDRIIDEKRSRINQYKDAIAAMIAQEESKKEKLKGLTDEIERLEKLKAGAAAKARQVAEKHGGDVEATRADAEYQKCQTAFSDFTSTLNEKQARATEIEGDIEQLMENVNRHKLQIQSQMRDLEKLAEEKHDAVATILSAKEEQQIADLMTGLSEDRTSEELRELRELRQKASAKARVSRELAGLDTKQAEAEFMDFAATSQANDEFDALIGLTNKSAESDSDGSEPTRIPEA, from the coding sequence ATGTTCAAGGCAGTCAGCAAGCTGACCAGGGCCCTGTGGTACCTGGTCACGTTCCGCATCGACAAGGCGAGCGAAACGCTCCGCATGAACCCGGGCGTGGTCTCCGCGAACTACGACCGCATCATCGACGAGAAGCGCAGCCGCATCAACCAGTACAAGGACGCCATCGCCGCGATGATCGCGCAGGAGGAGTCTAAGAAGGAGAAGCTCAAGGGCCTTACCGACGAGATCGAACGGCTCGAGAAGCTTAAGGCAGGCGCCGCCGCCAAGGCGCGGCAGGTGGCCGAGAAGCACGGCGGCGATGTCGAGGCCACCCGCGCCGACGCCGAGTACCAGAAGTGCCAGACCGCCTTTTCCGACTTCACCAGCACCCTCAACGAGAAGCAGGCCCGCGCCACCGAGATCGAGGGCGACATCGAGCAGCTGATGGAGAACGTGAACCGCCACAAGCTGCAGATCCAGAGCCAGATGCGCGACCTGGAGAAGCTCGCCGAGGAGAAGCACGACGCGGTGGCCACGATCCTCTCGGCCAAGGAGGAGCAGCAGATCGCCGACCTCATGACCGGCCTGTCCGAGGACCGCACCAGCGAAGAGCTCCGCGAGCTCCGCGAGCTGCGACAGAAGGCTTCCGCCAAGGCTCGCGTCAGCCGCGAGCTGGCCGGGCTCGACACCAAGCAGGCCGAGGCCGAGTTCATGGACTTCGCCGCCACGAGCCAGGCCAACGACGAGTTCGACGCGCTGATCGGCCTGACCAACAAGTCCGCCGAATCCGATTCCGACGGCTCGGAGCCGACAAGAATCCCCGAGGCGTAA